CTTTTTTATTCTATTAATACATCCAGCTTttccaggttttttttttctatggtAACTCTAGGATATTAATGGTACTGAAACCATTGCCACTAGCAACATGCAGGAGGCAGAGAGGTAATGGCTTCTGTTATTCATGATATGGACTTCTTAAAAGGCTTCAGTACTGAACTAAAGATTCACATGAAAACCCATTTCAATACAAGTAATTCAAAGAGATTCACAGAAGTACGTATTGCATAACTTTCTGTTTTCTGCTGCATGAAAAGCCCTAATTAGGATGAAGGCAGACCATATTTACCTAAAGATTGAGCACAGGTGAAACCATCACAAACAAGTTGATTAATTGCATCTCTGAACTTATAATAGtcatcaattttgttgttgtttaagGATAAGTAAATTgacacacagagagagagagagagagattcaagtgtgtctttcatttcattcaaaggaggtatttatagggatacAATTTGAAGTAAATAATGATACAACTTGATGGCATCTTCAATTGTAGCCTCTCCTTGTGGCTTCTTCATTTGCAGCTTCAcattgtggttgtgatgatgatgattgccacacttgttccccattggcataaagcttgactcacaagtcattatacctaaaatacctatcttatacatgacatagacattttatactatgaacaatacaacatgtttcatatatactacaacactcccccttggatatttcatgttgaTAGTATTTGTCTAAGCCGTGCGCTTcgaaattgcctcgttaaaaaccttgccaagtaataaaaccctgtgggaaaaaacaaccttggtcgaaggagaaaaagagtgcaaCGCGCATTGAGCGTGGAGTATGATTCTAGATACTCCCCtgatttagactccccctgagagttcggataatcttcttaatccgatactcttcacatgtttctcgaaaggggtttttggtaacgacttagtaaataagtctgctacattatcctctgatcggatttgatttacttcaatgtttagaagtgtttgctgttgctgattgtagaagaatttcggCGATATATGTTTAGTATTGTCACCCTTGataaaacctaatttcatttgctcaatacaagctgcattatcttcgtaaatgcatgtaggtttatccgtggtaaacttcaaaccacaagttcctcgaatgtgtctatttatagaccttagccatatgcattcacgcacagcttcatgtagagcaataatctctgcatgatttgaggaagtagcgacaagtgtctgttttgtagatctccaagatatcgccgtgcttcccatggtaaagacataacctgtttgggagcgacctttatgggggtcagagagataccctgcatcagcaaagcccatcaaaacattatttttattttgatggaggggaggaggagaacgtcGGTCACCATGGATGGTGTTGCCGGCGTCTGTATTACGGAAGGTGGCTTTTTGCCTCATAGGGTCTGATCCCAATCTTccgtcttttattttctctttgtagggataaaacaagcccatatcaatcgtaccttttaagtatcgaaagattgtctttatgccaatccaatggcggcgtgttggcgcagaactatgtcgagctaacaagttcactgcgaatgagatatctggccttgtgcattgtgctaaatacaataatgcgcctatcgcacttagatagggtacttcagcctctaataattcttcgtcctcatcctttggacgaaacggatcttttgtgGGCTCAAGActtcggccgatcatgggagtacttacaggctttgctttatcttcattaaagcgccttagtaatttttgagtatatgctgactgatggatcataatcccatcactacggtgctcgagttctattccgaggcaaaaccgtgttttcccaagatctttcatctcaaactcggattccaaatatttagcagtttcctttaactcatttagagttccaattaggttcatgtcatcgacataaactgctacaattgcaaatccggaacttgttcttttaatgaacacgcaagggcatatttcattgttaatatatccatttccaatcaagtagtcacttagacggttataccacatccgtccggattgtttcaatccatatagtgagcgtcttaattttattgaaaacgcgctccgtggtttagagccacttgattttggtaattgaagtccatcaggaaccctcatatatatctctgaatctagatccccatagagatatgctgtaattacatccataagctgcatgtcaagtttttcggaaactaccaaactgacaaggtagcggaacgttataatgtccattacgggagagtatgtctcctcgtagtcgattccagggcgttgtgagaaaccttgcgccacgaggcgggctttatatctcatcacctcatttttctcattacgctttctaacaaagacccatttatggccaacaggttttatatttggtggtgtcagcattataggcccaaatacctgtctctttgttagtgaatccaattcagtctggatcgcatttttccatttaggccaatccgctcttcgttgacattcttcaacagagcgaggttcgatatcatcatattctatgattccttttgcaatatgatatgcaaacgcatcatcaattgccatagaatttctatccatcatctcatgtacattattgtaatttatggagatttctctattctctggagttggttctgacattggagcgtcccccaatggtgtctcttggacataaccataatccggaatattctcgtgagatggattattcatatctatgattaatggattattattttgtgccaaactcgccttctttcttgggcgagaatccatcgaacctataggtctcccgcgcttcctggcaggagccgtgggcctagccaatgTGTCACCCATAGAGGGAACGTTGGCGCCATTCTCATGTATTTTTGAGATGGCATTAtgtcttttagggacatcaatccttgcaggtgtatttgcagcaggtatgtgtgatctcgtcactttagcgatatcagaaaacgcatcaggcatcgattctgctacgttctgaagatcgagaattctctgcacttctttttcagattgtgcagttcggggatcaagatgagacaaagtggggacaaaccacgacaattcctgtcctttttgttgaacattagttatgttcatgtctccccctaaagacgggaagactgtctcatcaaagtgacaatccgcaaatctagcggtaaatagatcacctgtcaagggttctatgtagcggattatGGTTGGGGAGTCAtagccaacataaaggcctagtcgtctttgaggacccattttagtgcgctgtggtggcgcaattggcacatagactgcacacccaaatatacgtaaatgtgagacattaggctcatacccagtcaccatctgggatgcagaaaaaggttgggtggcagtgggccttagacgaataagcacagctgcatgtaatattgcatagccccaagcagaaatagggagattggtgcgcataaccaatgccctagcaaccatttgaagtcttttaatggcagcttctgcgagaccattttgggtatgtacATGAGGGACGGGGTGTTCAACCtcgatcccaatggacatgcaataatcatcaaaagtttttgatgtaaactccccagcattgtcaagacgaattgacttaataggatgatcagggtggtgagcccttaacttaataatttgtgctaggagtttagcaaatgcagcatttcttgtggataagagcacgacatgtgaccaacgtgtcgatgcatcaaccaacaccataaaatatctaaatggtccgcaagttggatggataggtccacagatatcaccttgtattctttgtaagaatggtatattttctttaatgtcttttgcataggatggtctcgatcctacttttgctaaagagcaagctttgcaaaacgaatgatATGCTTTAGAAGTAATTCTTTGAACCTCTTTTTGGTTCGTAttcctttttgttttaaagaatggatgtccgtgtgaagtttttaatatacggatcatcatatcacgacctgggtgtcccaaacggtcgtgccaaagcctgtatgtgtcggaatcccataatttttcattcatgacatggttggattcaatgactctaaTAGTGGTTGCGTacaatccactagagcgacacgtgagtttctctaatactcgtgtatttccgtagttattagaggtgatgtaaaggaactcttgtccattctcacaatgtgttttcacatgaaaatcattggctcttatatctttaaaacttaatagggttcttccagcccttggAGCATATAAAGCTTCGGCGACATTAATATTTGTGCCATTCGGCAAtagaaattgagctggtccacgaccatgaatcaattgagatggtcctgCCATCGTGGTCACTGAAGATTGACTAGGTGTCATccataagaataattgcctatgtcgtaatatagtatgtgtggtgccactatcaagaagGCATTCCAATTCTCCCGaagacatactgaaaaataaagttcggaatattaacacatgtcaatgacattgataatgcgatactttattaatagggaaaatagtcaatgattacatcaaagtttccaaagtttattccaatataaaatcaaactttatacaaattgtaattgctcaatccgtttggtaatttcaataaaatatgaccaggtaagtatagagatgttggtggagcgaggctcgcttaagtaccatgatctcaattacttgcctagacatcatacttcattgagtacgccacataagaaaaagtcaatacaattgttatttgactaaggcacatttgccgttttattggaaaatagaaaagactattttaatcaaagtctgcggcatcctcgtGCTCTTCATTTCCAGCTTTGAAGTCTTTTATGGTGAGAATTACATCttcaccatcatcttcttcagcaaggtgagcttcttgctccctcatttCCCTGTACTCcttgtagcttgcagctagttgtgTACTTGCTTGGCATTGTTTAAACCAATGCTCGATTGATCCACACCTATGACACACGTCATTGTGATTGACTTTCTTtatttgaggtgcacgttgtggatattccctaggCGGGTTGTTGCTGCTACTACCACGGCGTATTATGCGACCTCCACGGCCCACAGTGTTACGGCCCATGGTGTTGTTATAttctcctctcccacgtgtggattTGCCACCACGTGTGCCCGCTCCAaagttgcggtttccttccttattGGGGCGGTTGTATGGACCCATGCGTCCGTCATTTCCCTTTTTAGGGTATACATGCCCCTTATTagtagggtaccgctccttgcgccctttcttgggtgcattataattcgcctcacgaACGCTTTTGGTTCCtacgggccttgaattataattctttacaaggatattgtcgtgcttctcaTCTACCGACAAAATATTGATAAGTTCATTGAACTTCGTAAGTCGTCCAGCATTATATTCagtgcgatattgctttgatagtataattgctgcgacggggaaggtggagagagttttctcaatcagCTCTTCTTCTGTGAGAGGTTTTTCACAGAACTTCAGCATGGCTCTTagccgaagagcttctgaattgtattcagcaacagacttgaagtcggagaagcgtaaattgttccattgaatcttcaagtcagggaggagggaatcttggatattatcaaagcgctcttctagcgctacccataggtcCCTTGCATCTTTGATGGACATATACTCTAATCTGagtgctttgtccatatggcgtcgcatcaagataattgcTTGTGCATGCTTTATGGGTGTTCGTTGGAACACAAGGCCCGCGtttggtgcctggattatgggcaatatcccttttgatgtgagatggttctcaacgtcggttCTCCAACTATGGTAATCCGAACCAGTTGAGTCAAGGATTTGAaaatcgagtctaggttcattcgacatccttgaaataagaagaaaaagatgtattagtttcggagtttaaaacttccacgaaaaactaaattaataagatttccgagctatgctaccaagaaatcaatttccaaaaatatttggattagaccgaaacaatgatgtttagtaaggtcataaatcgatgcttgcggacgctcttagtccggatattatgaacactcttagttcattgaccacgaacgctcttagttcgtttagcgtgaatttctataattccgctttttaattgtaagttcccaaaaaaaaagaaaaagaggagaaaaataaataaaaactcaaaagcgggaacttttagtaaaaaataccttgaaatagtgtTGTCGGAAATGACCGAAAAAGTTGCCCAAAAGTCGctggaaaagtgtccggaagtcgccggaaaagtgtccggaagtcgccggaaaagtgtccggaagtcgccggaaaagtgtccggaagtcgccggaaaagtgtccggaagtcgccggaaaagtcgccggaaaagtgtccggaagtcgccggaaaagtgtccggaagtcgccggaaaagtcgtgtcgacagatgctcggcaggagttcggcagctgctgcgcagctgctaggcagggggtaggcaggcctgtcggcagctgctcggcagcagctcggcagcagctcggcaggaGGTAtgcagggggtaggcaggcctgtcggcagctgctcggcagcagctcggcagcagctcggcaggaGGTGtgcagggggtaggcaggcagctcggcagcagctcggcaggaGGTGtgcagggggtaggcaggcAGCTCGGCAGCACTTCGGCAGGAGCTCGGCAGATGCTAGGCAGGCCTTCtgcgcagctgctcggcaggactcggcagcagctcggcaggaCTTGACAGCGGTCCGGCAGCGGTTCAGTTATTCCGGCAGCCGGTTCGggaggtttccggccggttctggaggttctgaaaccggttctgggcttcttgaatcaagggctttgatatgagctagggtttggaggttttttgTAAGTTTGAGAAAATGGCTTCGATTGGATTATGAACTACCTCTTCTCTTCTCAACTTTGATCctaattctagagcaatttcgtgctgataacgtgtttaaggataaGTAAATTgacacacagagagagagagagagagattcaagtgtgtctttcatttcattcaaaggaggtatttatagggatacAATTTGAAGTAAATAATGATACAACTTGATGGCATCTTCAATTGTAGCCTCTCCTTGTGGCTTCTTCATTTGCAGCTTCAcattgtggttgtgatgatgatgattgccacacttgttccccattggcataaagcttgactcacaagtcattatacctaaaatacctatcttatacatgacatagacattttatactatgaacaatacaacatgtttcatatatactacaacagtTGTAGACTTGATAAGAAATTCGAGCATAGCCTGTTGTTGTTGCAACCTCTTCATGTTTCGGCATCTGGTAATATATTGGGACTTCAACACCAAATTGCTCCCGTAGATGTGTCCTTAACTTCAAAGCATCATCATTACTTGAAATCCCCAAACAAGCCGGTAGTCTGACCATGATCATGCTCGCACACATATCTGGTGGAGACCCAAGATTGGTTCCCCAAGCCTTTGCCAACATCTTACCCATCTCAACAACAGCATCATGATTCCTCCTTTTGATTCCCTCAATACCGCCTTCAAACCTATTTGTGAACTCCACAACTGAAGGAACCACTAAAGATGGACTATAATCCCTAGTTCCTATCCAACTACTTTCAATAGCCAACCCTTTACCATAGTCATGAGACACCATAGGATGATGCAATTCTAAATGTGTGACTGACTTCCTACAATATAAAAATGCAACCGAAGCAGGGCAGAAGAACCACTTGTGCAAATTACTAGTGTAAAAATCTGCTCCAATTTCTTGCATGTCAACATCTACACACCCAACACCATGAGCCCCATCTATGAAAACTTGATCAACACCTTCTTCCCTGCAAACTTTAACCAATTTCTTAACTGGAAGTACAACAGATGGCATGGATGTAACATGATCAATCATAGCTAATCTAACTCTTCTACCACTAGCCTTTTCCTTCACCAAAGCCATCCGAAATTCACTTATAATTTCTTCACTGGAATTCACTGGAAATTGAAATGGAACTTCAATAACATACCCGCCAGCACGCAAAAAATAGGCCTTGATGGAGTTCTTCACCGCGCCATAAGCACACTGCAGTATGATGACAGCATCCCCTTTCTTGAATTTGCCTTCAAAGAAGGCCCACTGCATCTGCTGCAAGACTATGGCTACTGCTGTGGTGGCATTATCTACAATGGAAATTTCATCAACATCCTCTGCATTGATAAGTTCTTTAACTGTGTTTCTTGATTTGAGTATCCCCTTGTGGAGCTCATTGAATAAGAAATGGTCCGGCTGGCGCAGCCATTTGAGTTGCCATTGTTGCAATTCAGAGATAACAAAAGCAGGGGAGCAACCAAAGCTGCCATTGTTTATCCGGGCAACACCCGGATCATGGTGAGAAAATTCAGCTTCGATTTCAGAGTCTGTAATGAAGGAAGAAAGTTTTGGCTTGATGGGGAAATTGGTTTGGGTATCAGTAGGGTTAAGGTTGTGGTAATAATGGTAAGAGGATGCCCTTGAAATTCGAAATGAAAGCTTGGGCTTCAAGATTTGGATATTCTGATGACAAAGTCGTAGATGAGCAACATAGTACCGGTAGAACATGATTATCCGGCAAGCCATGACCAGCCTCACTCCAAAACAAAGAACTAACACCTTCAGATTATTCCCAAAAACAAATTGTGTGTAgatattttcttaatcatatTTCAATTTTCACCATTAATTGTGCTAAAATAATGTCTTCTTCCGAGCATGTCTTTGTTACCCGAATTCCGAAATGCATACATAGTAGTTTAGCTAATATAATACAACTTAGACTGTGGCTGACTGTCGATGATTACAACATTTTTTGTGTTTGGGGTCACAATCAGCGTGGTGAGAAAGGACaatttcctcttttcttctatttgtTTTGTCCCAGCTTCTAATCAATAAGTTCAAAAGTCGATAATTTGGTTTTTAGCTTTCGGCCGAAGAATAATACTGCAGAATAAGTACTAAAAGAACAAACTCATCATTATGAAGGTGTAGGCATAAGATTGTCAATCCAAATCAGATTGTGCTCGATAGGAGTCGCAGGACTACAGCAGGCAGGGACACTCAGGCAAAAGTCTTATATTTCAATACAAGCTAATTATAAGCATGAAATAAGGGAATTACTCAAATTGGAGGGGGTAATCAGCAATCTTCTCCCATGATTTGAGACTTCTATCTTTGTAGTCAATTTTGTACAATGCAAGTCGAGTTATAAAGAAGCTCAAGCTGCTGAGGCCTTCATCTAGATAACTGACTTTTTCTTGAgctttcttcctctcttcttctgtCAAGTAACCATAAAGGAGGCTCAAATGTGGCCTAACTTCTGTAGAGGACATACAATAGTTTTGGTCCATCAATAAATCATAATGTGGAATGAAGATAAAGTAGCAAAATTTGCAATCTAATctttattctctaaatgcaCAGAAAACCTGGCCATAGCAAGAATTCACTTCTATGATATCTTATGTTAGTCAGGAGGTCCTTTGATTGATTCCTACTTCCTAGCAGACGAATAAAATCTTACTAAATCAACAGCATTTATATATGCTTCAATAGATAGAAATTAAGTATTAAGACGTCTGTCATTTCAAAGAGACCAAGATCAACAGCAGAAAGATCCTGATGTTATTATAGTCCTAAGATCCGTGATGTTGTTCTCAAGGATAATGTAACAAGTTTGAAATGCAGAAAGCTTGAAGATTAGTTTTTGTCAATAGATCATCTCACACACACTCTCACAGGGcaaaattatatattatataccaAAACTTACAAAATAGTTTCTTTTCCAAATAGCTTATGGCTAGAGTTATGGTTGAACAGATAAATTCATAGACAAACCAGCTCTAAAATGTAAAGAACTTACCATTACAAAAATGGAATCGTCCACCAGAGACTCCAGTTGCAAAATATAactgagaaaaataaaatttgatacACGTGAATTACTCTAAACAGTTTAATAAATATGAAGAATAAGTTAATGGCTCAACTAATAGATAGAAGTAAAAGTAAGATGCCATAAACCAAAGATTCATAAATTATCCAAAAGAAATTTCACTTTTATAAATTAATCTGCATACATCTATCTGAAACCAAAAGGCCAACGGAGAAGtggaaaaattgtaaaaaataaaaataaaacaaaacagaacaaaacaataaatgacAACAATACAGTACCTCAGGTGACACCTCGAAAGATGAATGAATGAGGAGGGAAATACATTGGAAATAGGAACTCCTAGTAACGACTTGATTAACTTTTGCTTTGTACGAAGAAATAACATCAGACTGGAGAGATCTGAACTTGTTGAGCATATCCTCATGCTTCATACGAATGGACCCCACAACGGCAATGTGGGGATCAATCTCCGGCCCGCCGAATTCAGTCCGCAGTCCCTCCATCACTTTCTTAATCCGGAGAGACGCATCATCTGACGGGATTGCCCACATCGAATACGAGTAAGTTTTCTTGTCAACCATATAATGACTGACTAGTGGAGAAGGGTACTCAAATACAGAAAATTCAGCCTGTAAAAGAGCATGAAAACAACTAGAATTTGCAACAATTCTACATTTTTGAACCATATTGATACATATTTGATCAAGCATCGGGATGGAAAAAAGAACAGTAAGAACTATACATTGGGTGTAGAATTATCTTTGTTCTTGGGTTTGCTGCCTCCCAATACTGAAACTATACTGCTCACATACACAATAGCAGAAGAGTCACTCCGCTCGCTTTGAACGGGAAGATTTTTAAGCTTTTTGGTATCGAGATTATAATCTAATATAAGTCCTCTATAATCAGTGTCGTTAGGATCATTTAAAAGAACCCTGTCGCTCTTCCAAAATATCAACGGTTCCACAGGGAGCTCAAAAGTTATGTGTTTTGTCCAAGCACCACCGTTatgaccaccaaattcatcTATCACCCATATTCCatatgatgaaaattgagaaatttGTATTCCCAAAAGAGCAACGGAGTCCTTCCACACTAAAAGGTTCggaacaaaataattttttgatGGATAATCAAATTCATCCGGTAACATTATATTATGAAATAGCTCATCCCCAGTATCAAACATAACGATAACTTCCCTAATGAATTGCTCCTCGTCTTCATCAAGCACATCCAATTCCTTGTGTTGCTCAGGTGCCAGCCAAAAGCACATATCCTTGAAGTGCATCTGGAATATTTGGGGCCAAAGAATAGTAGTTTCTGTTTCTAACGTATCAGTCTTGATCTTTCTCCAAGCATCAGTACCCAGGGTGTAGACAGCTGCTTTGGGaggattataaatgttataTCCATCAGGCGTAGATAATTCTGGAGCAGGAAATCCAATGTTAACAATTTTATATTCGTTAAAGTTCGGATCATATCCAAATCCCAATCCATCTCTGAACCGAAATATGGCGCTATATGGCCAATCGGAATCTGGAAGGTACGGAGAGGGGGGAAGAAGCTTATATTCATGAATTGCTGGGTTGCAAATAATCACCTCACCAGAGACTGCTTGAGCTAGACAAATGATCCCGTTACAATGGCCTATAATTATAAGTGCTTCGGCCCAAGTCTTTACACCAGTAGAAAACGGAATATGGAATTCCTGGATACTAGAAAGAAAGCTATGCTCATCATGCACACCATCAACGTCATTATCTTCATCATTtcgaaaatgaagaaatgagaaaaactcttgagtcTCGTCAGAGTTGGTGTCCTCATGGACTTTACGTTTCATAAGAACACTGGTGGAGAGATTGTTGTGCCTGGAAATGGAGAGGTGCTTAGCTACGAACCTGGGAGTGGTGATCAGAGCATGCCACCTATTAGAGACGCACTGGAATCGCTTCAGAGATTTGGGCGGCAGAGTTGATAGGATTTGCTCCACCACATCTTCATCAATAGTTTTGCCAAACTCCAACGTCATTTCAGATAGATCTTTTCCTTCTCGATCGTCTTCTTGATCTATTACATAACACAATCAGAAAACAATATGCAGACTCAATTCAACCGGATTCTGACCTTATTCTCAACGCTTGAACGCTCAAGTTCAATAATGTCAAATTGAAACTCATCGAAACAAGTGCACAGAAAATAAAATTGCACAATTACATTAGTCCTTAATAGGAACAAATGGACAAGAGGATGTCGAAAGAGTGATTCGATCAAGGATGCAGCTGCACTTCGAGAGCTGGAGAGATAATTTAGGGATTCAGAGAGTTGAGACCCATTGTGTTTCGATTTTATGGCAAAATCCCCTTAAAAACGGTCAACAGTAAGGTGCAcccctatttttttcttttgaatttaaTATGATAGAAAAAGGAAAGATGTTTTTGGTATGAGACAGTATGTGGTGTACGTTCATTCTGGtcatggataagtaatgaaattatctattttctaaaaaaaaaaaaaataataataataaaaatctcACAGTAAGACTCGCTAAAGATTTAAGTAGCTAGACTTCAGAGTCCAATAAAACCCACCCATTGATATCATGCATAAAGGTGTATAAATCTTTAATACAAGCAAACAGGCACCTAAGAATCCTTTGGTAGATGCTTCATGACAAAGCAATTGTAGCTAAAGAGGATCACAACTAATGCTTGAATGTGCAGCCTAAAGTAGGCAAGTCATATTTCAATGTAAGTCTTTAaagttagggtttttgtccatttaccccatttttagagattcgTTTcctacttaccccattaagtttttttgaTTCCCTCTTAtcaaaaacactctaaggaggtcttccctaataccccattaagattttttttttgtttttttattttttttaataccattttacccttacctcttgttacttagagagagagagaaaaaaaattggaagaaagagaaaccataggagacttcgccggagccccgtcaccagccgccggaatccggtcactggtcgccggattccggccaactttcacTGGAATCCGATCATCGGTCACCAGAATccagtcgccggattccggtcaacggccgccgcccaccggaaaGATTTACtgcctcaatagacgtctactgcccctcaatagacgt
Above is a genomic segment from Rosa chinensis cultivar Old Blush chromosome 3, RchiOBHm-V2, whole genome shotgun sequence containing:
- the LOC112191735 gene encoding F-box/kelch-repeat protein At3g06240; amino-acid sequence: MTLEFGKTIDEDVVEQILSTLPPKSLKRFQCVSNRWHALITTPRFVAKHLSISRHNNLSTSVLMKRKVHEDTNSDETQEFFSFLHFRNDEDNDVDGVHDEHSFLSSIQEFHIPFSTGVKTWAEALIIIGHCNGIICLAQAVSGEVIICNPAIHEYKLLPPSPYLPDSDWPYSAIFRFRDGLGFGYDPNFNEYKIVNIGFPAPELSTPDGYNIYNPPKAAVYTLGTDAWRKIKTDTLETETTILWPQIFQMHFKDMCFWLAPEQHKELDVLDEDEEQFIREVIVMFDTGDELFHNIMLPDEFDYPSKNYFVPNLLVWKDSVALLGIQISQFSSYGIWVIDEFGGHNGGAWTKHITFELPVEPLIFWKSDRVLLNDPNDTDYRGLILDYNLDTKKLKNLPVQSERSDSSAIVYVSSIVSVLGGSKPKNKDNSTPNAEFSVFEYPSPLVSHYMVDKKTYSYSMWAIPSDDASLRIKKVMEGLRTEFGGPEIDPHIAVVGSIRMKHEDMLNKFRSLQSDVISSYKAKVNQVVTRSSYFQCISLLIHSSFEVSPELYFATGVSGGRFHFCNEVRPHLSLLYGYLTEEERKKAQEKVSYLDEGLSSLSFFITRLALYKIDYKDRSLKSWEKIADYPLQFE
- the LOC112191781 gene encoding probable L-cysteine desulfhydrase, chloroplastic; protein product: MACRIIMFYRYYVAHLRLCHQNIQILKPKLSFRISRASSYHYYHNLNPTDTQTNFPIKPKLSSFITDSEIEAEFSHHDPGVARINNGSFGCSPAFVISELQQWQLKWLRQPDHFLFNELHKGILKSRNTVKELINAEDVDEISIVDNATTAVAIVLQQMQWAFFEGKFKKGDAVIILQCAYGAVKNSIKAYFLRAGGYVIEVPFQFPVNSSEEIISEFRMALVKEKASGRRVRLAMIDHVTSMPSVVLPVKKLVKVCREEGVDQVFIDGAHGVGCVDVDMQEIGADFYTSNLHKWFFCPASVAFLYCRKSVTHLELHHPMVSHDYGKGLAIESSWIGTRDYSPSLVVPSVVEFTNRFEGGIEGIKRRNHDAVVEMGKMLAKAWGTNLGSPPDMCASMIMVRLPACLGISSNDDALKLRTHLREQFGVEVPIYYQMPKHEEVATTTGYARISYQVYNKIDDYYKFRDAINQLVCDGFTCAQSLGKYGLPSS